In a genomic window of Diabrotica undecimpunctata isolate CICGRU chromosome 2, icDiaUnde3, whole genome shotgun sequence:
- the AP-1sigma gene encoding AP-1 complex subunit sigma-2 isoform X4, with protein MMQFMLLFSRQGKLRLQKWYVAHPDKLKKKITRELITTILARKPKMCSFLEWRDLKIVYKRYASLYFCCAIEQCDNELLTLEIIHRYVELLDKYFGSVCELDIIFNFEKAYFILDELMLGGEVQETSKKNVLKAIAAQDLLQEYLPPYSFID; from the exons ATG ATGCAATTCATGTTATTATTTAGTAGGCAAGGCAAACTTAGGTTACAAAAATGGTATGTGGCTCATCCAGacaagctcaagaaaaaaattacAAGAGAATTAATCACAACTATTTTAGCTAGAAAGCCTAAAATGTGTAGTTTTCTGGAGTGGAGAGActtaaaaattgtttacaaaaG ATATGCAAGTTTGTATTTTTGCTGTGCAATTGAACAATGTGACAATGAACTCCTAACCCTGGAAATTATACACCGTTATGTAGAGCTCCTTGATAAATACTTTGGAAgt GTTTGTGAGTTGGATATAATCTTCAACTTTGAGAAAGCCTACTTTATATTGGATGAACTGATGCTGGGGGGTGAAGTTCAGGAAACAAGTAAAAAGAATGTTTTGAAAGCCATTGCTGCCCAGGATCTATTACAAGAG
- the AP-1sigma gene encoding AP-1 complex subunit sigma-2 isoform X1 — MMQFMLLFSRQGKLRLQKWYVAHPDKLKKKITRELITTILARKPKMCSFLEWRDLKIVYKRYASLYFCCAIEQCDNELLTLEIIHRYVELLDKYFGSVCELDIIFNFEKAYFILDELMLGGEVQETSKKNVLKAIAAQDLLQEEETPQGFFDDHGLG; from the exons ATG ATGCAATTCATGTTATTATTTAGTAGGCAAGGCAAACTTAGGTTACAAAAATGGTATGTGGCTCATCCAGacaagctcaagaaaaaaattacAAGAGAATTAATCACAACTATTTTAGCTAGAAAGCCTAAAATGTGTAGTTTTCTGGAGTGGAGAGActtaaaaattgtttacaaaaG ATATGCAAGTTTGTATTTTTGCTGTGCAATTGAACAATGTGACAATGAACTCCTAACCCTGGAAATTATACACCGTTATGTAGAGCTCCTTGATAAATACTTTGGAAgt GTTTGTGAGTTGGATATAATCTTCAACTTTGAGAAAGCCTACTTTATATTGGATGAACTGATGCTGGGGGGTGAAGTTCAGGAAACAAGTAAAAAGAATGTTTTGAAAGCCATTGCTGCCCAGGATCTATTACAAGAG
- the AP-1sigma gene encoding AP-1 complex subunit sigma-2 isoform X3, which produces MQFMLLFSRQGKLRLQKWYVAHPDKLKKKITRELITTILARKPKMCSFLEWRDLKIVYKRYASLYFCCAIEQCDNELLTLEIIHRYVELLDKYFGSVCELDIIFNFEKAYFILDELMLGGEVQETSKKNVLKAIAAQDLLQEEETPQGFFDDHGLG; this is translated from the exons ATGCAATTCATGTTATTATTTAGTAGGCAAGGCAAACTTAGGTTACAAAAATGGTATGTGGCTCATCCAGacaagctcaagaaaaaaattacAAGAGAATTAATCACAACTATTTTAGCTAGAAAGCCTAAAATGTGTAGTTTTCTGGAGTGGAGAGActtaaaaattgtttacaaaaG ATATGCAAGTTTGTATTTTTGCTGTGCAATTGAACAATGTGACAATGAACTCCTAACCCTGGAAATTATACACCGTTATGTAGAGCTCCTTGATAAATACTTTGGAAgt GTTTGTGAGTTGGATATAATCTTCAACTTTGAGAAAGCCTACTTTATATTGGATGAACTGATGCTGGGGGGTGAAGTTCAGGAAACAAGTAAAAAGAATGTTTTGAAAGCCATTGCTGCCCAGGATCTATTACAAGAG
- the AP-1sigma gene encoding AP-1 complex subunit sigma-2 isoform X2 encodes MMQFMLLFSRQGKLRLQKWYVAHPDKLKKKITRELITTILARKPKMCSFLEWRDLKIVYKRYASLYFCCAIEQCDNELLTLEIIHRYVELLDKYFGSVCELDIIFNFEKAYFILDELMLGGEVQETSKKNVLKAIAAQDLLQEDEAVEGALRDIGLL; translated from the exons ATG ATGCAATTCATGTTATTATTTAGTAGGCAAGGCAAACTTAGGTTACAAAAATGGTATGTGGCTCATCCAGacaagctcaagaaaaaaattacAAGAGAATTAATCACAACTATTTTAGCTAGAAAGCCTAAAATGTGTAGTTTTCTGGAGTGGAGAGActtaaaaattgtttacaaaaG ATATGCAAGTTTGTATTTTTGCTGTGCAATTGAACAATGTGACAATGAACTCCTAACCCTGGAAATTATACACCGTTATGTAGAGCTCCTTGATAAATACTTTGGAAgt GTTTGTGAGTTGGATATAATCTTCAACTTTGAGAAAGCCTACTTTATATTGGATGAACTGATGCTGGGGGGTGAAGTTCAGGAAACAAGTAAAAAGAATGTTTTGAAAGCCATTGCTGCCCAGGATCTATTACAAGAG
- the AP-1sigma gene encoding AP-1 complex subunit sigma-2 isoform X5 has product MMQFMLLFSRQGKLRLQKWYVAHPDKLKKKITRELITTILARKPKMCSFLEWRDLKIVYKRYASLYFCCAIEQCDNELLTLEIIHRYVELLDKYFGSVCELDIIFNFEKAYFILDELMLGGEVQETSKKNVLKAIAAQDLLQEDLNDS; this is encoded by the exons ATG ATGCAATTCATGTTATTATTTAGTAGGCAAGGCAAACTTAGGTTACAAAAATGGTATGTGGCTCATCCAGacaagctcaagaaaaaaattacAAGAGAATTAATCACAACTATTTTAGCTAGAAAGCCTAAAATGTGTAGTTTTCTGGAGTGGAGAGActtaaaaattgtttacaaaaG ATATGCAAGTTTGTATTTTTGCTGTGCAATTGAACAATGTGACAATGAACTCCTAACCCTGGAAATTATACACCGTTATGTAGAGCTCCTTGATAAATACTTTGGAAgt GTTTGTGAGTTGGATATAATCTTCAACTTTGAGAAAGCCTACTTTATATTGGATGAACTGATGCTGGGGGGTGAAGTTCAGGAAACAAGTAAAAAGAATGTTTTGAAAGCCATTGCTGCCCAGGATCTATTACAAGAG GATCTAAACGACAGTTAA